One genomic window of Daphnia pulex isolate KAP4 chromosome 10, ASM2113471v1 includes the following:
- the LOC124203610 gene encoding phosphatidylinositol transfer protein alpha isoform-like has protein sequence MFIKEFRVVMPVTVEEYQVGQLFAVAEESKNNTGGGEGIEVLKNEPFDGKPLLNGRFSKGQYTYKIYHLASKVPAFIRMLAPKGALEIHEEAWNAYPYCRTVISNPGYMKDNFYIVIETMHYADKGISENIHELPPEKLKVREVVMIDIANDLIQTSDYKPHEDPTKFKSQKTGRGPLVGKWQDTVDPVMTCYKLVTAEFKWFGIQTRVESFIMKAERRLFTNFHRQVFCWLDRWHGMTMQDIRRLEDETREELDRQRNQGTVRGMKADSD, from the exons ATGTTCATCAAGGAATT TCGGGTGGTGATGCCAGTCACAGTAGAAGAG TACCAAGTTGGCCAACTTTTTGCTGTGGCGGAGGAGTCAAAGAACAACACAGGCGGTGGTGAAGGGATTGAAGTGCTTAAGAATGAACCGTTTGATGGGAAACCCCTCCTCAATGGTAGATTTAGCAAAGGGCAGTACACCTATAAAATTTACCATTTAGCTAG CAAAGTGCCAGCTTTTATCAGGATGTTGGCACCAAAGGGAGCGTTGGAAATCCATGAAGAAGCCTGGAATGCATATCCATACTGTAGGACAGTAATTTCA AATCCTGGGTACATGAAGGATAATTTTTATATAGTCATTGAAACAATGCACTACGCCGATAAGGGCATATCAGAGAAC ATCCACGAATTGCCGCCAGAGAAATTGAAAGTCCGGGAAGTAGTTATGATCGATATTGCCAACGATCTCATTCAAACATCTGATTACAAACCTCACGAAGATCCAACTAAATTCAAATCACAAAAGACTGGAAGAGGACCTCTAGTCGGCAAGTGGCAGGACACA GTTGATCCGGTTATGACCTGCTACAAGTTAGTCACGGCCGAGTTCAAATGGTTTGGTATTCAGACCAGAGTTGAGAGCTTTATTATGAAGGCCGAACGGCGTCTCTTCACCAATTTCCATCG GCAAGTGTTTTGTTGGCTTGACCGATGGCATGGGATGACTATGCAAGATATTAGACGTTTGGAAGACGAAACGAGAGAAGAATTAGATAGA caacGCAATCAGGGAACGGTGCGTGGAATGAAAGCCGATTCGGACTGA